The stretch of DNA cttggtggggaacagatgttcagacttccttacttttttatagaacttacattcgctctatcatagattatggatgttggttatatggatctgccagcaagaacttactaaacaaattaaacatatttataaaccagtgtttgcgtatctgtattggtgccatgaagacaactcctattgagcccctttatgttgaagcacgtgagcctccaatttctcttagaagacatttcttggccgaaaaatttttactgaaaattaaacaccagaacactttcctttataccgaattaacaaatttaaacaattatgatttaacgaataaatattggatTAAGAAAAATTCTCCAACCCTATGTGAAGCTCTTAGAGAAAACACATTTTGTgccgatgaagctattaatttaaaatcacacacagatataaatgattttgaagctcttttttatagcgttaaatttattaaaccaaattatgttaacactggaagagcaaataacaacattataacaagcatcttgtccaattgggattactacagtactatctacacggatgcctccaaatcagaagacggtacaggatgtgccttttacatccccatggagaaggtagaaaaaatgttcaaattaaaagcaaatatttccatatttagtgcggaagcaattgccatatatcaagccctactttttgtttctaacagagattcctccgttattattgtttcagattccatgtcagttctcacagccattaaccaacctttttttccaacctcatactccaatccctacataatattaattaaaaaattagttaaacactttaaggaaaataaaaaaaaatgtgatatttatatgggccaaagcacacagtggaattaaacataatgaacatgtggaccaactagccaaattaagtatttattcagtggataccacagaatttctacccagtatttctgatttggttgcttcacgcaaggcagttttaaaatataaatggagtgacctatggtctgagttttgttttaccaacccaaatagatacacttctttacacacaactgtccctgttgcacattggcacagaacttataatgtccctaggcgttatataacaaccatatctaggcttaaatttggacatgcttgttttcctgctcatcttgcaaggattcatgtgatcgagagtaaaaactgtTTGGAGtgtggagtagaaggtgacctagatcatgtaatttttggttgtgccaaatataatttggagtccaccttattatataataatatagttcgtattaccggtaaatctccgtttaacgttttatctgccctagcgactcaaaatagattaatttacgattgcataatcgattttttgaccaaatgtaatatttttctttagttaaaaaaaaaaactttttactttttacctttgttttctctcctttatatgtttaatcctatttactgtgtatgttatatattataatgtcctgatggtcccctggacgtgaaacgagtgacccatgttaattgtatatgtttatggatatatatgtgtatgtattatttatatttgttctcttctttttgttaaatgttgtaaatttatctattttagtctattcgattgcaaataactcaaaaactttttactgtacctaatgagattaaaagatcatgtaactggctgtatggcaaactgccgaagccataaaaaaaaaaaaaaaaaaaaaaaaaaaaaaaaaaaaaaaaaaaaaaaaaaagaccaTATGATCCAAGTATTTAGCTGTTTTTGTTGCTATAGagcatttgtttttatttagtgtAATACCTTCCTTATGAAGTTTTGTTAGGACTGTGTTCAAAATATTGTCATGTTCCTCTATTGTCCTTGCATGAATAAGAATGTCATCTATATGGACAACACAGCCTTCAATGCCAGTTAAGATTTTTGAAAATCTCATAGTAAAATACTCTGGGGCACAAGATATACCAAATGGAAGCCTTTTAAAGAAAAATCTGCCAAAAGGTGTTATAAAAGTTGTTAACAACTGACTTtccttattcaattttatttggtAAAACCCACTTGTGGTATCCAATTTTGAAAAGAATTTAGACCCTTTCAACTGTGCTAGTGTATGAGATATTTTCCCGAGAGGAAAATGTGACCGTAACACGTTTTCATTAAGTTTAGTATAGTCACCACAAAGCCGTACACAATCTCCCTTGTCCACACAAACAATTGGGCTGACCCAAGAAGTAGGATCTTCAATGGGTTCAATTATCCCTAATTTTAGCAATCTATCAATTTCAATTCTTAATTTTGGTAACAGAGGTAAAGGAACAGTTCTGGGAACGCTCTGTACATAAGGTTTAGCATCTGGCTTAATTCTAATTGACATTTCTATTTTAAATTCACCTATATCACTAAAAATACCAGGAACTGTTTTAGCAACAGActctaaattaaattttgaaaacataTTAGTACTCTTAGATTGATTACAATGAACAACACTGCAACTGATTTGATTTACCTGTTTAAGCTTACATTTGGAAAAATTTAGAACATTAAACCTAATGATTGACTCTCTGCTTAATATAGGTTGTCTCAACTTCCTAATACAATATATTGTTTCATCATTTGTAAAACCGTCATAAGTAAATTTTATATGTAGCTTACCCACTGTGTCCAATTTATGATCGTCCGCTGCACCAATTGCATCACATGCCACAATTTTAACCATATATTCTGGAAGTAATTTTTCATAGGGAAAACAGTTAGCATCTGCTCCTGTATCCACAAAAAAGGGTACCTTAAATTTGTCATCCAATAAGATGTCTACATACCAACGATCCTTCTTGTCTAGGTACACTTGGCCAATAAAGGAATCTGTATGTACCACTTGATTTACTGAATCCCTTCCTTCGTCGTCTATACTACTGCTACTGGTGGACCTTGAACACTTAACAGCTCTGACAGCTTTCTTCCTGCACATCACACTCCAATGACCTCTACGTGAACAAGATCTGCATTCAGAGAACTTGGCTGGACATTTCTCCCTATTTTTACATGTAGGTATGCCACAGTATCCACATCTGTAACCTTCCTTAACTTTCTCATGAGTTGTTTCTTGTTTAGCAAAACTCTTACCTTGATGTCTTTTATCACTACGCTCCCTGTAGTCCTGTTTAACTGCACTAACTGACTGCTCCTGTCTCATAATTCTATTTTGACTATCTTGAAGTTCAGCTTGGCGTGCTATTTGTATTGCCTTCTCTAGTGTCAAACCATCATTTAGTTGCATTCTTTCGCTCACCTTTTTATCAGCTATTCCGATAACAATCCTGTCACGAATTAACTCATCTTTAAGAGCTCCATAGCTACAGTGCTCTGCAAGAGTATGTAGACTTGAAATAAAGTTTCCCACAGGTTCTCCTGGCCTTTGTACCCTTGAATTAAATTGAAATCTCTCAAAGATTGTATTTCTTCGGGGAATAAAATGATTGTCGAAAATCTGCATTACATCTTGAAAGGATGCATTCTCCCCTGGTTGATTTTGAAGTAAAATATCTTCTGCTTCATTTCCCATTAAATACAACAATAGGTCTAATTTATCTTTGTCAGATTTTTGTCCAAATCCACTTACAGACATATATCTCTCTACTCTTTTCTTCCATTGGTGCCATGTCTGGGGCTGTGTAAAATCAAATTCGCTTGGAGCCGAAATGCTCGCAAACACTTCTTTATTTATTAGGATAGGTGCATCTATTTTAAGGGTTTTAGGTCCCCTCTGATTTATAGGTTATGCATAAGATTTGCACTGCTGTCACGTTCGATCACTCTTTGCTTGTTTAATGTTAACAAAACAAAGCACCAGCTGCCACCATGTCGTGTTATCGAAGAGGGGTTACAAATAATAATCGTTACTTCACATAAACATTAGTTTATTCTCAACCCTAAAACATACCTCCATGCCCGAGCTTCGGCAACCTTCACATAACCTGTCTAACCCCCGTCATCCGTGTTGCCTAACTCCGGCACCTATATCTTAAACTAGGCTAACAACACagttttagagggatatttctagaatggataataaatttcttaagtgacaggaagagtgttgttaagatgaaagaatcaagctcagaaccatacacgacaaataaaggagtaccacagggatccgtgctgggaccattattattcctaatttttattaatgacctaccagattacataagggcacttataatcGTTATATAAgtcgttaatagtctctgcacgtacactagaggaattaaaaatgacaatgaagactgttgttgactgctttatacgctggtgtaataccaacagactaatattaaatattgacaagacgcaaattatttattttcattcatacaactcatctaaatatgactatatcttaaccatccacgatagaaacaatatgttatcttccactcactctacaaagtttttgggtgtattcattgattataatctcaaatggtcagagcaagtgaattcagtgcacatgaaattgaataaagctttttatgctatatctagaattaaaaacacactactcatctcggcattaatgaaaAGATGCATCAAAAGATGGATTGGGGGCATGTTTGTTGCAAGAAGGCAGACCTGTGGCCTTTGCATCAAGGAGCCTTACAAAAACTGAGCAGCAGTATGctcaaatagaaaaagaaactctAGCTATTTTATTTGCTGTAAAGAGGTTTCACTACTTTGTCTACGGGGCTTGTGTAAAAGTCCACAGTGATCACAAACCACTggaatcaatttttaaaaaaagatttaCAGTCAATTTCACCAAGAATCCTGAGAATGAGATTAAAATTATTAGATTATGATTTAGTTGTATCATACAAACCAGGAAAAAGCATGTACATATCTGACATACTATCAAGGGCAtttctaaaaaacaacaaaaaatctgTTGATACGGAGAGAGTTTGCTGTCCATTCAATTGTCAATGATTTACCGCTATCTGAGGAACGAAAAAATCAGTTTCGACAAGAGACAATAGCAGACCCCCAACTACAAGTTGTTTTTGATTTTATCATCAGTGGTTGGCCAgagcaaaaatataaaattccagaAAATGTCAGACACTTTGCCAAACTTAAGGAGAACCTATTTATAACTAATGACCTTCTTTTTCTAGACAATAAATTAGTTGTTCCTTTTTCATTAAGAAAAGAAGTTCTAGGATTGCTTCATGAGGGACATTTAGGCATAGAAAAAACAAAAGCACTAGCACACCAAATTTATTATTGGCCTGGTGTGGCGATGGATATTGAATCATATATAAGGGCATGTAAGAGTTGTGAAAAATTTGCTAGAAAAAACCCAAAACAAACTCTTTTATCATATCCACTACCTAAAAGACCATGGGAGAGGGTTGGGTCCGACATTTTCACATATGCTGGAAAAAGTTACGTAGTTTTATTTGACTCATATTCTAACTGGTTAGAGGTATTACCCATTAAAGATAAAAGTGCTGATTCAGTAA from Diabrotica undecimpunctata isolate CICGRU chromosome 4, icDiaUnde3, whole genome shotgun sequence encodes:
- the LOC140439729 gene encoding uncharacterized protein isoform X3 → MSVSGFGQKSDKDKLDLLLYLMGNEAEDILLQNQPGENASFQDVMQIFDNHFIPRRNTIFERFQFNSRVQRPGEPVGNFISSLHTLAEHCSYGALKDELIRDRIVIGIADKKVSERMQLNDGLTLEKAIQIARQAELQDSQNRIMRQEQSVSAVKQDYRERSDKRHQGYRCGYCGIPTCKNREKCPAKFSECRSCSRRGHWSVMCRKKAVRAVKCSRSTSSSSIDDEGRDSVNQVVHTDSFIGQVYLDKKDRWYVDILLDDKFKVPFFVDTGADANCFPYEKLLPEYMVKIVACDAIGAADDHKLDTVEIKNEATKG
- the LOC140439729 gene encoding uncharacterized protein isoform X2; this encodes MSVSGFGQKSDKDKLDLLLYLMGNEAEDILLQNQPGENASFQDVMQIFDNHFIPRRNTIFERFQFNSRVQRPGEPVGNFISSLHTLAEHCSYGALKDELIRDRIVIGIADKKVSERMQLNDGLTLEKAIQIARQAELQDSQNRIMRQEQSVSAVKQDYRERSDKRHQGKSFAKQETTHEKVKEGYRCGYCGIPTCKNREKCPAKFSECRSCSRRGHWSVMCRKKAVRAVKCSRSTSSSSIDDEGRDSVNQVVHTDSFIGQVYLDKKDRWYVDILLDDKFKVPFFVDTGADANCFPYEKLLPEYMVKIVACDAIGAADDHKLDTVEIKNEATKG